The DNA sequence ACCGGCCTGCGCAAGCGCGAACGGCAGTCACGTCCCGAAATCTCCTGATTACGCACCTGAAAACAGCGGATGTAGGCTCGGATTCCTTCGGTTGAAGTGTCGGGCGAATTCTCCTACGATGTGTTCCCACGCAATCCCGGGGCCGGGTTTCGAAGAAAAAGGGGGAACTCCATGCGATACGCCGTCACGGCCGTGGTCATGCTGTTTGCGGTCCCTGCCGCGCGGGGCGATACGCCGTACGCCCGGGCGGGTTGGTTCGCCGATCTGAGCACGCTGGCTCACGGCGTTTCCGGGCGGGTGACCATCGTGGACGCGGACACGTTTCGCATTGACGACTTTTTCTATGACGGCGGGGGCATCAGCGTCTACGCGTATCTTGGTGCGTCTGATTCGAACGCTGCCTTTGCCTCGGGCCTGCAAACGGGCCCGCAACTCCTGGGCATGCCCTTCAGCGGCGGATCGCTGGTGATCGATCTTCCGGCGGGACAGACGCTGGACGGCTACAACGCCGTGTCCATTTGGTGCGTTACGGCCGGTGCGAACTTCGGATCGGGGACGTTCGGTCCACCGGAGTATCCGCGCGCGGGATACCAGGTGACGCTGCCGCCAGGTTCGCACTCCACGCACGGCGTGGTCACGATCGTCGACGAGCGGACGTTGCGCCTGGACGAATTCTTCTACGACGGATTCGCTCCGGCCGTGTACGTCAATCTGGGCGTGGATACGAGCAACGCCAGTTTCCTGAACGGTACGTGGATCGGGCCGCAATTCGCCAATGGCGTCGCGCTGGTCGACGCGACGTTTACCGTGCAGTTTCCGCCGGGGCAGACGCTCGACGGGTTCGGGGCGGTGTGCATCTGGTGCGAGGTGATCAAGGCCTGTTTCACGCGGGGATCTTTTCCGCGGGCGACGGGCGATATCGATATCGATGGGGACGTGGACCTGAACGACTACGCCATGCGGCACGACTGCACGCTCGGACCGGATATTCCCGGGCAGAGCACACGGGACTGCATCGACGCCGACGTCAACGGCGACGGATTCGTCGATCTGGGCGATTTCGCTGATGCCGATCTTTGCCGCAGCGGCCGGGGACAGCGACCGGCAACGCAGTGCATTGAATGAGCGAAGGGCGGGAAACCGGAGAATTCGAGATCTTTGGATGGGATCGGCATTTGCAGAGCCGTGCAGACTGAAATCTGCGGCTCGCCCTGCGGATTCGGCAACTGGCCTAACGCTGGAGCATTTCCCAGAGCGCCTGTTCCGCCTCCGTGAATTTGGCCGCCGCCGATTGCAACTCCAGCCGGATCGACGCCAGATCGGGATCGTCCGCGGGCAGTTGACCTTCGCGGGAGTCGATCAGGGACTTGAGCCGCGCCGTGGCGTCGTCGAGATGCGCTGCCGCGTCGGTGAAGTCCCGCGCCGCGGCGATGACGTCCAGCTCCTTGCGTTCCCGCTCCGAGGGCTTGCTGAGCAGCTTCCAGGGGTGGAGGGTCAGGTCACGAATGCCAGCCTTGAGAATGACGCTTGCCGCCTGGGCGTTTTCGAACACTTCATCCACGCGGTCGGCGTTGAGCGAGACGGTCTTTTTTGTCTGCTCGGTGGTCTTGCGAATGTCGGCGAGCGAGCCGTTCAACTTGTCGAACGCCTGATGCGCCTTGGCCAGGAGCGTGGCACCCGCCACCGTCTGCCCGTCGAGTTCGAGCTGCCCGGCGAGCGGCGCGGCGATGTCCTTGTCGAGCCTGCCCGCGGCCGACTCCACCGATGCCATCGCCTGGTCGACGTGCGGACGATTCTCCTTCACCAGCGACACGATCTCGCTCAGCCCGTCGTTGATGCGGTCCAGCGCCGCGTGCATCTTGAAGAGCAGCCGCTCGTCTTCGTCGGAAAGCTCGCGCTCCAGCGACGCGGTGATTTCCTCGACGTTGTCCAGCGCCGAGCGCGTCTTCTCCACCAGCGTGGCGATGTCGGCCGCCTTCACCTGAGCCTTGATGATGGCGACGAGCCCTTCGGGATTGGCCGAGTCCAGTTCCTTCTGTACGCGGTCGAGCACGGCGTCGAGGCTTCGCGCCCGGCCCAGCAGCGGCGTACCGGGGTCGAGTCGCGTTGGCGAATCGCCGCGTGAGATGATCTCGAGCATGCCCTTGCCGCCCAGGGGCGGGCCAGTCGCGAAGACCTCCGCATCGACGCGCAGGTCGAGATCGGCCGGGACGCCGGCGCGGACTTCCAGCATCTGGGCGGGGACCGCCACGGGGTCTCCCGCGTCGGGCATTTCCACGAATCGCGTCTCGCTAACGGCTCCGATCTTCTGCCCAAGATAGGTAACGAACGAACCCCGGCCGAGTTCGGGCAGGGTCGTGCCCGGTGCGAAGCGGACGATCAGTTCCTTCCGGGTGGGGCGGAACAGGTCGCTGCCGGCGATAAACAGCAGGCAGGCGACGAGCAGGACGAACATCACCACGACGGTGACGCCGAGCCGGAGCGTGTTGCGGGGTCGTCTTGCCATGGTCCACTGAACAGGTCCGACGGGCGGTCCTCGAAGGCCTACCCGCGCCCCAGGCGCGCCGTCACTGGAGCGACCAGCGCGGGCGTGCGGGGCATTCTATCGAACCGGGGGCCGGTCTGCACCGTCAACTGGATTGGATGATCGCATTCCCGACGGAGGCAGGCCGCGTCTACTTGGTTGTTGCCTGTTGCCCGTTGCCTGTTGCCTTCAACTCCGCATCCGGCCCGAAAAACACCCGCAGTTCTTCGATCCCCGGTCGGCGGGCGCGGCTGATCCACGCGGCGAGCAGGACCCAGGCGCAGCGGGGGTCGCAGCGGAATGGCATCGTGGAGCCATCGCGAGCGGGAACCACCGTCCCGGTGCGCAGGTCCACGTAGAGCTGGGAAGAGTCTGCCGTGAAGATGTGCAAGCGAGACTTCTGAGACCACAATCGCCGGTCGCGAACGGCCACACCTCCAGGGACGGCGAAGGCATATCTGATGCGGCTGAAGGGTATGAGTAGCAGCACGCCAATCAGGGTTCCGGCAGCGAGCACGCCGAGTCCGCCGGCTGCCCTAGCGAACCAAACCAAACAGAATGACCAGAGCGCGATCGCCGCAAGTAGACGGACGGTGAGATCATTGCGGGACGCCATCCACCTCCGAAAAGCGTCCGAGGCTCGGAAAGCCGTTGAAGCATTGGCGTTGTCAGGGGCCTGCCGCTCTCGCATAAGTTCCGCAAGCCGCATGGCGTCCTCATTTTGCAGCAGGAGTGATGTGGGCTCGAAGAAGAACGATGTCGGCTGGGGTCGGACATCGGGACGCGATCTGCGGTCGTAGATGACAACGACAGTTCCGTGGGGCATGTTCCGCAGAATGCGTTCGCGCTTTCTGTTGCGCGGTTCATCTCCGCGAAGGCGCAACTCAATGCGACGATGAAGAAACCGGGGGCTGCCACTCTCCAGCAAAGTGTGCAGCCGGCGGAGTCTGAGCTGGGACCGCCTTCGCGCCAGAGCCTGTCGCGCTCGCAGAACTGTCCAAAACCACGCTACCGGTCCAATCAAGGCCAGTATGCACATGCACACCAGAAAATAGCTGCTGGGTTCCAAGTCCGGCCAGATCGCGTTCGTGAGGAATATGATGACGATGACGGCGATTGTCCAACAAACGATTGTGCCGCACGCCAGAACAAACAGCATCGGCAGCCCCATGGACGGCGCGGGTACGTTCAGCCAGTAGATGCGCGGTCGCTGCAAATCCCCTGATGAAGAATGTGATGCTCCCACTACCGTTCAGCCCTCACGCATCGGCGCCTCTGATTAGCAGCATTGAGTCGAATGGCGACAGATTATCCGCTGTCCGTGGATGGTTCCAGAATGGCCGCATCCGGTCCGAAGAAGGCGCGGAGTTCATCCAGCCCCGGTCGGCGGGCGCGGCTGATCCACGCGGCGAGCAGGGCCCAGGCGCAGCGGGGGTCGCAGCGGAACTGGTGCAATTTCTCGCCGTCGTCGACCCACGCGCGTTCTTTACGAAGGTCGATCACGAGACGCGCCGCATGTGCGAATACGGGATGAATCCGCTGGCGGCGGCTCCACACGTGGTATCCACGCACAACAATACCGCCGGGAATGACGAAGTGCTCCCGGCGGTGCGGCAAGAGCAAACGAGCACTACCCGCCAGGAGGACGCCGATGAACGCACTGACATCAAAATACCAAGGCCCCCTGAGGAACCGTCCGAACATGATCTGCACAACAAGGATGCATCCAACGCCCACGAGGATGGAACGGAACACCAGCCCAAGGCCTCGCCAAGTGATTCTCCATCTGGAGGGTTCGAAATCCGCTGCCGTCTCCCGCTCGCACTCAAGGAGTTCGTTGGCAAGACCCCGAACTTCCGGCGTGGGGGCATCGACACGCACGGGTTCGAAGAAGGTTTCGGTCACGGGTGGTACGGCGACGGACGGGATGCCTCGATCGTGAATGACAATTACGGCGCCAACTGGAAGGCGGCGTAAGAGCGCCGCGAACTGACTGTCGCTGAGTTTTGCAGATAACAGGCGACATTCAAGCACGCGATGGGGGAGACGCTGCGCCACTTCCTTACGCGCCACGAGTTCATCGAGGCGTCGTTCCCTCAGCCGTCGATGACCAATGCGGCGCCGCCTCGCGCTGCTCAGGCGCGGCAACATCGAATAGACGCAAGCCAGCGAGGTGAGAGCCAAAACCACGACGAAGAGGATTCCAGTCCCGAAACCCAGCAGGAGTGCCGCGGGCAGCCAGAATATGAGAATCAGTAGCAAACCAAAAGCAAATGACTCGGGTCCCCGGTTGGGCACTATCAACCATTTGATCGGCTGGGCACCGGTCCTGCCGGTCCGCTTTTCATCCGCTTCTTGCGACGCGACGTGCTCCTGCGGACGCACGTCAGGTGTCCAAATACAAATGAAACTCGTACGGGTGCGGGCGGGCGGCGACGGCCGCAGACTCGTTGCTTCGTTTGCCCGCGATCCACGTGTCCAGCAGGGCGGCGCTGAACACTTCGCCTTCGAGAAGGAAGGACCGGTCGGCGTCAAGGGCCAGCAGCGCATCGTGCAGTGAGCGCGGCAGGGGGGTGATCTGCTTCTTGAATTCGTCGTCCTGTTTGGCGATGTCCACGTCGTACGGGCCGAAGCGGTGTGCGGCGGGGTCTATCTTGTTGCGGATGCCGTCGAGCCCGGCCATCAGCATGGCCGAGAGCGTGAGGTAGATGTTGCCGGTGAAGTCCGGCGGGCGATACTCGATACGCTTGTCCTCCGGGCTGACAGCATAGCGCGGGATGCGGATGGCCGCCGAGCGGTTCGCCAGGGAGAAGAACAGGTTGACCGGAGCCTCGTAGCCCTCGACGAGACGCTTGAAGGAGTTGGTCGAGGGGTTGGCCAGTCCGGTCAGCGCCGCCCCGTGGGAAAGGATCCCGCCCACGTAACTCAAGGCGAGATCGCTCAGGCGGGCGTAGTTGCGGTTCTTCTCGTCGTAGAACAGCGGTTTGTTGTTCTTACGCAGCCGCTGGTGGACGTGCATGCCGTTGCCGGCTTCGCCGTACACGGGCTTGGGCATGAACGTCGCCAGACGGCCGTGACGGTGAGCGACGTTCTTGACCACGTACTTGATGAGCTGCGTGCGATCGGCGACGCGGACCATTTCGTCCAAATCGACTTCGATCTCGCACTGGCCGGGCGCGCCGACCTCGTGGTGATGGTAGCGAACGGCGATGCCGAGCTGTTCGAGGGTGAGCGCGATCTCGCTCCGCAGGTCATGGAGCTGGTCGCCGGGCGGGATGCGCAGGTAGCCGCGCTTCAGCGGAATGGCGGCCGTCGCGCCGTCGCTGTGGACTTCGCCCGAGCGGACGTTGAACGCCGCCTCGTAGGGCTCGTTAATGACCTCGACGTTGTCAAACACGTGGAACTCGAATTCCGGGCCCATCAAGGCCTCGTCGGCGATGCCCGTGGAGCGCATCCACGCCACGGCCCTCTTGGCGATGTTGCGGGGATCGGAAGATAGCGGTTCCTTGGTGTCCGCGCGGACGGTGTCGCAGAAGAAGCTGAGCGTGGGGTGCTCGCAGAAGGGGTCCATAAAGCCGGTGGAGGGTTCCGGCATGGCCGCCACGTCGCCGTCTTCCACCCGGCCGAAGCCCGATCCCGATGAGCCGTCGTAGCCCACGCCTTCCTCGAAGTGGTGCTGCTTGAAATTTGAACCCGGAATGGTGACGTGGAGCCACTGTCCGGCGAGGCCGGTGATCTTGAGATCGACCATGGCCACCTCGTGCTCGGCGATGTAGGCCAGTGCTTCCTTGGCAGATGAAAACACGTGTGCGGTCCTTTCCCGTTGGTGTTATGCGCAGAGACCTTCCCCGGGCCGGTCCCGATCGACCGTATAGCCGCTTTGCACGTTTCGTGCCAGGGTGGGGTCTTGCGCTTACCGCCGGGAAGGCGAAACCGCGATCAGCAGCTTGGCCAGGTCCGAACTGCCGGGGTTACGCTGGTGGGCACGGACCAGGGCGGTTTCGACGGAAACGGGTGCCGCACGAGGTTGATCGTCCCTCACGAGTTGCGGGGCCGACCGGTTGCCGGCTTCTGAGAGCGAGCCCGGCAGCCACGACCGGGCCGCGAATCCCGCAAGAAACGCGAGCAGGATGGCGGCGGCGTACCGCAGGATCGATCCGTAACGCGTTCCGGGCGCGGCGGCCGAGCTGGATCGGAAAATGAACACTCGGTCTTCCTCGGCACGAATCTCCAAACCCACCGGTTCCGGAAGCTCGCGCAGCAATCGTAATCCGTGCAGGGCCTCATCCCAGGTCTTTCGGCAGTCGGCACAGGTCTGCAGATGCATTGCGAGTTCGGGATCCGGCGTTGCTGGCGTCCCGCTGCCCAGAGCGTCGGCCATGCGCTCGACGAAGTATTCGCAGTCACGGTTCATGGTGATGCTCCCAGCGTCCCATTAGCGATCGTCCAACTGCCTGGAGGGCGCGTACATAATGCGTTTTGATGGTTGAGACGGACACCCCGAGTTCCGCAGCGATCTGCTCGAAGGTCAGTCCATCGTAGACCCTGGCCACG is a window from the Phycisphaerae bacterium genome containing:
- a CDS encoding DM13 domain-containing protein, coding for MRYAVTAVVMLFAVPAARGDTPYARAGWFADLSTLAHGVSGRVTIVDADTFRIDDFFYDGGGISVYAYLGASDSNAAFASGLQTGPQLLGMPFSGGSLVIDLPAGQTLDGYNAVSIWCVTAGANFGSGTFGPPEYPRAGYQVTLPPGSHSTHGVVTIVDERTLRLDEFFYDGFAPAVYVNLGVDTSNASFLNGTWIGPQFANGVALVDATFTVQFPPGQTLDGFGAVCIWCEVIKACFTRGSFPRATGDIDIDGDVDLNDYAMRHDCTLGPDIPGQSTRDCIDADVNGDGFVDLGDFADADLCRSGRGQRPATQCIE
- the glnA gene encoding type I glutamate--ammonia ligase, translating into MFSSAKEALAYIAEHEVAMVDLKITGLAGQWLHVTIPGSNFKQHHFEEGVGYDGSSGSGFGRVEDGDVAAMPEPSTGFMDPFCEHPTLSFFCDTVRADTKEPLSSDPRNIAKRAVAWMRSTGIADEALMGPEFEFHVFDNVEVINEPYEAAFNVRSGEVHSDGATAAIPLKRGYLRIPPGDQLHDLRSEIALTLEQLGIAVRYHHHEVGAPGQCEIEVDLDEMVRVADRTQLIKYVVKNVAHRHGRLATFMPKPVYGEAGNGMHVHQRLRKNNKPLFYDEKNRNYARLSDLALSYVGGILSHGAALTGLANPSTNSFKRLVEGYEAPVNLFFSLANRSAAIRIPRYAVSPEDKRIEYRPPDFTGNIYLTLSAMLMAGLDGIRNKIDPAAHRFGPYDVDIAKQDDEFKKQITPLPRSLHDALLALDADRSFLLEGEVFSAALLDTWIAGKRSNESAAVAARPHPYEFHLYLDT